A section of the Sebastes fasciatus isolate fSebFas1 chromosome 21, fSebFas1.pri, whole genome shotgun sequence genome encodes:
- the LOC141760041 gene encoding delta-type opioid receptor-like: protein MEMIPVEIFKEDNNNNNKCLSSLLEDCPVNSSSSWVSGSSNVTHDESWESEGMSPIIPIITAVYSVVFVVGLMGNCLVMYVIIRYTKMKTATNIYIFNLALADALVTTTMPFQSTDYLLNTWPFGEVVCKVFIAIDYYNMFTSIFTLTMMSVDRYVAVCHPVKALDFRTPIKAKMINVCIWILSSAAGIPAFVLGGTQTKSDITECALQFPEPYVYWDTLMKICVFVFAFVVPVLIITVCYSLMVLRLKSVRMLSGSREKDRNLRRITRLVVVVVAVFVVCWTPIHIFILVKALVSIPETTAIMAAYFFCVALGYTNSSLNPVLYAFLDENFKRCFKDFCLSAKMKGEKVSGSKKTASSLREAAVPLQNPDGTRKPA, encoded by the exons ATGGAAATGATTCCGGTTGAGATATTCAaagaagataataataataataataagtgccTGTCCTCGCTGCTGGAGGACTGTCCGGTGAATAGTTCTTCATCCTGGGTGTCCGGATCCTCCAATGTGACCCACGATGAGAGCTGGGAGTCAGAAGGCATGTCTCCCATCATCCCCATCATCACTGCAGTCTACTCAGTGGTGTTTGTGGTCGGCTTGATGGGCAACTGCCTCGTCATGTATGTCATCATCAG GTACACAAAGATGAAGACAGCCACCAACATCTACATTTTCAACTTAGCACTCGCCGATGCCCTCGTCACCACCACGATGCCCTTCCAGAGCACGGACTACCTGTTGAACACCTGGCCCTTTGGCGAGGTGGTGTGCAAGGTCTTCATTGCCATCGACTACTACAACATGTTCACCAGCATCTTCACCCTCACCATGATGAGCGTGGATCGCTACGTGGCCGTGTGCCACCCGGTGAAGGCCCTGGACTTCCGCACGCCGATCAAAGCCAAGATGATCAACGTGTGCATCTGGATCCTGTCGTCGGCCGCGGGGATACCTGCTTTTGTCCTGGGTGGCACCCAGACGAAGAGCG ATATAACCGAGTGTGCCTTACAGTTCCCAGAGCCCTACGTGTACTGGGACACACTGATGAAGATATGCGTGTTTGTCTTTGCCTTCGTCGTGCCTGTGCTCATCATCACCGTGTGCTACTCCCTCATGGTCCTGAGGCTGAAGAGCGTCCGAATGTTGTCCGGCTCGCGGGAAAAAGACCGAAACCTGCGGCGGATCACGCGGCTGGTGGTGGTCGTGGTGGCCGTGTTCGTGGTCTGCTGGACCCCCATTCACATTTTCATCCTGGTCAAGGCGCTCGTGAGCATACCCGAAACCACCGCCATCATGGCCGCCTACTTCTTCTGCGTGGCTCTGGGCTACACAAACAGCAGCCTGAACCCCGTCCTCTACGCCTTTCTGGATGAGAACTTCAAACGCTGCTTCAAGGACTTCTGCCTCTCGGCCAAAATGAAGGGGGAGAAGGTTTCGGGGAGCAAGAAGACGGCCAGCAGCTTGCGGGAGGCCGCTGTTCCTCTGCAGAACCCGGATGGGACTAGAAAGCCGGCATGA
- the chmp5b gene encoding charged multivesicular body protein 5 has translation MNRIFGSGKPKAPPPNLTDCIGTVDSRTESTEKKIAKLDVELAKYKDQMKKMRDGPSKNMVKQKAMRVLKQKRMYEGQKDNLMQQSFNMEQANYTISTLKDTKTTVDAMKTGLKEMKKAYKHVDINKIENLQDDLEDMMEDANEIQETLGRSYGTPDIDEADLEAELDALGDEFLMDDDSSYLDEASTAPNIPEGVPGDKSTNRDGVLVDEFGLPQIPAT, from the exons ATGAACCGGATATTTGGCAGCGGGAAACCCAAAGCTCCTCCGCCGAACCTCACGGACTGCATAGGAACC GTTGATTCGCGTACGGAGTCCACTGAAAAGAAGATTGCCAAACTAGATGTTGAACTTGCGAAATACAAGGATCAGATGAAAAAGATGAGAGATGGGCCCTCAAAG AACATGGTCAAGCAAAAGGCTATGAGAGTTCTCAAGCAGAAGCGAAT GTATGAGGGCCAGAAAGATAACCTCATGCAGCAGTCGTTCAACATGGAACAAGCAAACTACACGATCTCGACCCTTAAAGACACTAAAACCACA gTTGATGCCATGAAAACCGGCCTCAAAGAAATGAAGAAAGCATACAAGCATGTGGACATTAATAAGATTGAG AATCTTCAAGATGACCTCGAGGACATGATGGAGGACGCCAATGAAATCCAGGAGACGCTAGGCAGAAGCTATGGCACGCCTGACATTGATGAAGCCGACTTGGAAGCGG AGCTGGATGCTCTGGGAGACGAGTTCCTGATGGATGACGACAGCTCCTACCTGGATGAGGCTTCAACAGCTCCAAACATCCCAGAGGGCGTCCCCGGCGACAAGTCCACCAACAGG GATGGTGTCCTGGTTGACGAGTTTGGCCTTCCTCAGATTCCTGCTACATAA
- the fastkd3 gene encoding FAST kinase domain-containing protein 3, mitochondrial: MALQLIQRCPLLWQSWIQRVGPVCTTRLLSTNCERQPLCVACLCTSAGGCIHRQGCKKLQIRSLSTIVKEQSFVASSSVGLHRDSGPRLRLTQLHRPTATEEQAFQQRLGSCSSSRQVFTLLRTVEIMSDTMAAAALHRVADLEQEGNSLKDPKVLEKDTIRALCFQLEQDSGRLTDAGLVSALLACTRLFLDPWSTLMVRLVSESQERLDRGQMSVGQLCALGQAMLALEGPGCVMLEQVMEQIQKQEPGKWSLTDLIAAYRFLQGGICEDGKHRDLLNAMHTHAVTVTSRMDPPAVGGVLSALVTLNQTQAMPLVINLCKQAVRHVPHFTDEELSVVLGALMHFGHSDHYFVEAMERYVPTMAFTSHPETVTKVSQFFGRRNILSPTVFDAIAESFVYRADDYSTSQVARQIMALGKLGYLPSNAGAVFRKVETILRTRFSHFQPRILLNLLHSCTLVERFPVNFVSKVFSSYFLQQLQEQGTGMDRIVLAQLTQLYMTLKLECPFYEGPKLLPKYRVKSFLMSGRSLETPVDLHLYNSVKNGLVDLLGARSYFGSKVLTPYCYTLDVEIKLDEEGYVLPASHIDEVYKRIALCIDGHKRFTTNTRQLLGKEAIKQRHLRLLGYEVVQIPYYEFEKLRSKTSVVEYLHQKIFPHTYRLSW, from the exons ATGGCCCTGCAGCTGATCCAGAGATGTCCACTGCTCTGGCAGTCTTGGATTCAACGTGTTGGACCCGTCTGCACCACCAGGCTCCTGAGTACAAACTGTGAACGTCAGCCTTTATGTGTAGCCTGCCTGTGCACCTCAGCTGGCGGCTGCATCCACAGACAGGGCTGCAAGAAGCTCCAGATAAGAAGCCTGTCCACCATCGTAAAGGAGCAGTCATTCGTCGCCAGCAGCTCTGTAGGACTTCACAGAGATTCGGGCCCTCGGTTACGTCTGACCCAGCTGCACCGACCCACAGCTACAGAGGAGCAGGCTTTCCAACAGCGTCTAGGGAGCTGCTCCTCGTCCAGGCAGGTCTTCACGCTGCTGCGCACGGTGGAGATCATGTCTGACACCATGGCTGCAGCAGCACTGCACCGTGTGGCCGACCTGGAGCAGGAGGGGAACTCCCTAAAGGATCCCAAAGTGTTGGAGAAGGACACCATCAGAGCTCTGTGCTTCCAGCTGGAGCAGGACTCTGGGCGGCTGACGGATGCTGGGCTGGTATCAGCTCTCCTGGCTTGCACTCGCCTCTTCTTGGATCCTTGGAGCACGCTGATGGTGCGTCTGGTGTCTGAGAGCCAGGAGAGGTTGGACCGAGGGCAGATGAGCGTAGGGCAGTTGTGTGCTCTGGGCCAGGCGATGCTGGCTCTGGAGGGTCCTGGTTGTGTGATGCTGGAGCAGGTGATGGAGCAAATCCAGAAGCAGGAGCCTGGCAAGTGGAGCCTCACAGATCTCATTGCCGCCTATAGATTTCTACAAGGTGGCATTTGTGAAGATGGAAAACACCGGGACCTGCTGAACGCCATGCACACCCACGCTGTGACAGTCACCTCCCGCATGGATCCTCCCGCTGTCGGCGGGGTGCTCAGTGCTCTCGTGACCCTGAACCAGACACAGGCCATGCCGCTTGTGATCAATCTGTGTAAGCAGGCCGTACGTCACGTACCTCACTTCACTGATGAGGAGCTCAGCGTTGTGCTCGGGGCCCTGATGCATTTTGGTCACAGCGATCACTACTTTGTGGAGGCGATGGAGAGGTACGTGCCCACGATGGCCTTCACCTCCCACCCAGAGACAGTCACCAAAGTGAGTCAGTTCTTCGGCCGGAGGAACATCCTGTCCCCGACCGTGTTCGACGCCATCGCGGAGAGCTTTGTGTACCGAGCAGACGACTACAGCACCAGCCAGGTGGCCCGGCAGATCATGGCTCTCGGAAAGCTCGGCTACCTCCCTTCCAACGCCGGCGCGGTGTTCAGGAAGGTCGAAACCATCCTGCGCACACGCTTTTCACACTTCCAGCCCCGAATACTGCTCAACCTGCTCCACTCCTGCACCCTGGTGGAGAGGTTCCCTGTTAATTTTGTCTCCAAAGTGTTCAGCAGTTACTTCCTCCAGCAACTGCAag AGCAGGGCACGGGAATGGACCGGATCGTCCTGGCACAGCTGACCCAGCTCTACATGACTTTGAAGTTGGAGTGTCCTTTCTACGag GGTCCCAAGCTCCTTCCCAAGTACCGCGTCAAGTCCTTCCTCATGTCTGGACGCTCTCTGGAGACGCCGGTGGACTTGCATCTGTACAACTCCGTGAAAAATGGACTGGTGGATTTGCTCGGGGCTCGTTCGTACTTTGGATCCAAAGTTCTGACGCCGTACTGCTACACGCTCG ACGTGGAGATAAAACTTGATGAAGAGGGCTACGTGCTGCCCGCCAGTCACATTGATGAAGTATACAAAAG GATAGCTCTTTGTATTGACGGACACAAGAGGTTCACTACAAACACAAGACAGCTACTCGGAAAAGAGGCCATCAAGCAGCGACATCTGAGGCTTCTGGGATATGAAGTTGTTCAG atTCCTTACTATGAATTTGAAAAACTGCGAAGCAAGACCAGTGTGGTGGAGTATCTGCACCAAAAAATCTTCCCTCACACGTACAGGCTGAGCTGGTGA
- the myl12.1 gene encoding myosin, light chain 12, 1: protein MSSKRAKGKTTKKRPQRATSNVFAMFDQSQIQEFKEAFNMIDQNRDGFVDKEDLHDMLASLGKNPTDEYLEAMMMEAPGPINFTMFLTMFGEKLNGTDPEDVIRNAFACFDEEGTGFIQEDYLRELLTTMGDRFTDEEVDELFREAPIDKKSNFNYVEFTRILKHGAKDKDD, encoded by the exons ATGTCTAGCAAAAGAGCAAAGGGAAAGACCACGAAGAAGCGCCCTCAGCGCGCCACTTCCAATGTCTTCGCCATGTTTGACCAGTCTCAGATCCAGGAGTTCAAGGAGGCCTTCAACATGATCGACCAGAACCGTGATGGGTTTGTGGACAAAGAGGACCTTCACGACATGCTGGCCTCACTGG gGAAAAATCCAACGGATGAGTACCTGGAGGCCATGATGATGGAAGCTCCTGGGCCCATTAATTTCACCATGTTTCTCACCATGTTTGGGGAGAAGCTCAATGGCACAGACCCTGAGGATGTGATCAGAAATGCATTTGCTTGCTTCGATGAGGAAGGAACAG GTTTCATCCAGGAAGATTACCTCAGAGAGTTGCTCACAACAATGGGTGACCGGTTTACAGATGAGGAGGTGGACGAGCTCTTCAGAGAGGCCCCCATCGACAAGAAAAGCAACTTCAACTACGTGGAGTTCACACGCATCTTAAAGCACGGTGCCAAGGATAAGGACGATTAA